In a single window of the Bradyrhizobium sp. ORS 285 genome:
- a CDS encoding DUF2946 family protein: MTARRAMAAKVRKGACRAHGIARRRWIARILPLALLALMIQVLAPVAASAMTAATIATVDLLGEAVICHAEADAPPSDRGGDRSDCGLDCVMCCVLHAAGALDAPTVPTHAGPPRESARVAWAGREFVLLHLLAISQAQPRGPPFLS, from the coding sequence ATGACTGCTCGTCGCGCGATGGCAGCTAAAGTGCGCAAGGGAGCGTGCCGTGCTCACGGCATCGCCCGGCGCCGCTGGATCGCGCGCATTCTGCCGCTCGCGCTGCTGGCCCTGATGATACAGGTGCTGGCGCCGGTGGCGGCGTCGGCGATGACGGCTGCGACCATCGCAACTGTCGATCTCCTCGGCGAGGCCGTGATCTGTCACGCCGAAGCGGATGCGCCGCCGTCCGACCGAGGCGGCGACCGCAGCGATTGTGGCCTCGACTGCGTCATGTGCTGCGTGCTCCACGCCGCTGGCGCGCTCGATGCTCCAACTGTTCCCACGCATGCGGGACCGCCGCGCGAATCGGCGCGGGTCGCATGGGCCGGACGCGAGTTCGTCCTCCTCCATCTCCTTGCCATCTCTCAAGCCCAGCCGCGCGGGCCTCCCTTCCTCTCCTGA
- a CDS encoding ABC transporter permease, with amino-acid sequence MAHGDTVPMPEAQARRTGGIASLLRSQMRNIAPFLTLIFLTAFFAIASPSFATIDNVGNILTQVSVTGIIAVGLTFVILCAEIDLSIAAIANVTGIAVAYFTLQESYVNIANVPMPGFAAILLALALCALLGVVNAFGLTVIGIPSFIMTLAMMQIAAGISAMLVRGQIAYKVPPIITTLGSGSIAGIPWIVIVAALMLLLGHLVLTYTRFGRYVYMVGGNREAAEYSGLNVKLILGSVMVISAVCSGIGGMLGVAHFGSAQQNEFDTYLLDSIAAVVVGGTSLFGGRGGIGNTIVGLFVLGVLNNGLDHVNIDSFLKILIRGLILLAALVINVYAQRLRAKAAD; translated from the coding sequence ATGGCGCATGGCGACACCGTTCCGATGCCGGAGGCGCAGGCGCGCCGCACTGGCGGCATCGCCTCGCTGCTGCGGTCGCAGATGCGCAACATCGCGCCGTTCCTGACCTTGATCTTCCTCACGGCGTTTTTCGCGATCGCCTCGCCGTCCTTCGCCACGATCGACAACGTCGGAAACATCCTCACCCAAGTCTCTGTGACCGGCATCATTGCCGTTGGGCTCACGTTCGTAATCCTCTGCGCCGAGATCGACCTGTCGATCGCCGCCATCGCCAACGTCACAGGCATTGCGGTCGCCTACTTCACGCTACAGGAGTCCTACGTCAACATCGCCAACGTGCCGATGCCGGGCTTTGCCGCGATCCTGCTGGCGCTGGCGCTGTGCGCGCTGCTCGGCGTGGTCAACGCCTTCGGCCTGACCGTGATCGGCATCCCCTCCTTCATCATGACCTTGGCGATGATGCAGATCGCCGCCGGCATCTCGGCGATGCTGGTGCGCGGCCAGATCGCCTACAAGGTGCCGCCTATCATCACGACGCTCGGCTCCGGCTCGATCGCCGGCATCCCCTGGATCGTGATCGTCGCCGCGCTGATGCTGCTGCTTGGCCACCTCGTGCTGACCTACACGCGGTTCGGCCGCTACGTCTACATGGTTGGTGGCAACCGCGAGGCGGCCGAGTATTCCGGCCTGAACGTCAAGCTCATCCTCGGCAGCGTCATGGTGATCTCGGCCGTGTGCTCGGGCATCGGCGGCATGCTGGGCGTGGCGCATTTCGGCAGCGCGCAGCAGAACGAGTTCGACACCTATCTGCTCGACTCGATCGCCGCCGTCGTGGTCGGCGGCACCAGCCTGTTCGGCGGCCGCGGCGGCATCGGCAACACCATCGTCGGCCTGTTCGTGCTCGGCGTGCTCAACAACGGCCTCGACCACGTCAACATCGACAGCTTCCTGAAGATCCTGATCCGCGGCCTCATCCTGCTCGCGGCACTGGTGATCAACGTCTACGCGCAGAGGCTGCGCGCAAAGGCGGCGGACTGA
- a CDS encoding DUF2946 family protein, with the protein MFFINDRRPNVRTVLLMTSTRDERSGTTDQFIWRAFMRQRLQAFLPVMLIALMVQILAPIGLAWAAAAAASDPLRGFEICHSQPGSQPADESRGKPGHEACALCCAAQPAALHGPNRAVVDVAQRAELDVIWHVPATAASPTRAGSHAQARAPPSL; encoded by the coding sequence TTGTTCTTCATCAACGATCGCCGGCCAAATGTGCGCACTGTGCTCCTGATGACCTCGACTCGGGACGAGCGCTCGGGCACAACAGATCAGTTCATTTGGCGAGCCTTCATGCGGCAGCGGCTGCAAGCGTTTCTTCCGGTCATGCTGATCGCACTGATGGTGCAGATCCTGGCGCCGATCGGGCTCGCCTGGGCGGCTGCGGCCGCCGCATCCGATCCGCTGCGCGGCTTCGAGATCTGCCACAGCCAACCGGGTTCCCAGCCTGCCGACGAGTCCCGGGGCAAGCCCGGTCACGAGGCCTGTGCGCTCTGCTGCGCGGCTCAGCCTGCAGCGCTGCATGGTCCGAATCGGGCCGTCGTCGACGTTGCTCAACGTGCCGAGCTCGACGTGATCTGGCACGTCCCGGCGACCGCAGCTTCACCCACGCGTGCCGGTTCCCACGCGCAGGCCAGGGCCCCGCCGTCGCTGTGA
- the tnpB gene encoding IS66 family insertion sequence element accessory protein TnpB (TnpB, as the term is used for proteins encoded by IS66 family insertion elements, is considered an accessory protein, since TnpC, encoded by a neighboring gene, is a DDE family transposase.) yields the protein MIPIPSDVKVWIATGHTDMRRGMQSLALMVQEILKRDPHAGDLYIFRGRRGDLVKILWHDGIGLSLYAKRLDRGKFIWPSVSNGAVSISAAQMAYMLEAIDWRNPQLTWRPQSAG from the coding sequence ATGATTCCGATCCCGAGCGACGTCAAGGTCTGGATTGCGACCGGCCACACGGACATGCGCCGTGGTATGCAGAGCCTGGCCCTGATGGTCCAGGAGATTTTGAAGCGAGATCCCCACGCCGGCGATCTCTACATCTTCCGCGGCCGTCGCGGGGATCTGGTCAAGATCCTGTGGCATGACGGAATCGGCTTGTCGCTCTACGCCAAGCGCCTCGACCGAGGAAAGTTCATCTGGCCCTCGGTGTCCAATGGCGCGGTGTCGATCTCGGCCGCGCAGATGGCCTACATGCTTGAGGCGATCGATTGGAGGAATCCGCAGCTGACATGGCGGCCACAGAGCGCAGGCTGA
- a CDS encoding sugar ABC transporter substrate-binding protein codes for MSGTDETSNKIIKNRRDILQAATAAGSAAALLAGFGINPALAAEMGRSEKPLKAAFSNAGLQATWCAQGKQAAEWWGKLLNVEVTWFDGQLDAVKQRAAIDNMASQKWDFVAIQAFGIGTLTQPVQKMIDAGIPVIDMDTLIAPLDQINVHSFLAPDNEFMGASVTQALATAMGGKGKIIMTQGALGHTGAQGRAKGFNSVIKQFPNIEVLDTQPADWDVSKAARLWETYLTKYPQIDAAFFHNDDMALAAYNIMKARNRTNILIGGVDAMPPAIQAVSDGRMFATVRNPSCRIHGGAIVAGVAAVTAGEKSGQGIPKQVITDGPVVTKANAPGMQWMEDHFLI; via the coding sequence ATGTCCGGCACTGACGAAACGTCCAACAAGATCATCAAGAACCGGCGCGATATTCTCCAGGCGGCCACCGCCGCGGGCTCTGCGGCGGCACTGCTCGCCGGCTTCGGCATCAATCCGGCGCTCGCCGCGGAGATGGGCCGCTCCGAAAAGCCGCTGAAGGCGGCCTTCTCCAACGCAGGTCTGCAGGCGACATGGTGCGCCCAGGGCAAGCAGGCCGCCGAATGGTGGGGCAAGCTGCTCAACGTCGAGGTCACCTGGTTCGATGGCCAGCTCGATGCGGTGAAGCAGCGCGCCGCGATCGACAACATGGCCTCGCAGAAGTGGGACTTCGTCGCGATCCAGGCCTTCGGCATCGGCACCCTGACGCAGCCGGTGCAGAAGATGATCGACGCCGGCATCCCCGTCATCGATATGGACACGCTGATCGCGCCGCTCGATCAGATCAACGTCCACTCTTTCCTGGCCCCCGACAACGAGTTCATGGGCGCCTCGGTCACGCAGGCGCTTGCGACGGCCATGGGCGGCAAGGGCAAGATCATCATGACCCAGGGCGCGCTCGGCCACACCGGTGCGCAGGGCCGCGCCAAGGGCTTCAACTCGGTGATCAAGCAGTTCCCGAACATCGAGGTGCTCGACACGCAGCCGGCCGACTGGGACGTGTCGAAGGCGGCGCGCCTGTGGGAGACCTATCTCACGAAATATCCGCAGATCGACGCGGCGTTCTTCCACAATGACGACATGGCGCTCGCCGCCTACAACATCATGAAGGCGCGCAACCGCACCAACATCCTGATCGGCGGCGTCGACGCCATGCCGCCGGCGATCCAGGCCGTCTCCGATGGCCGCATGTTCGCGACCGTCCGCAATCCGTCCTGCCGCATCCATGGCGGCGCGATCGTGGCCGGCGTTGCTGCTGTCACCGCCGGCGAGAAGAGCGGCCAGGGAATCCCGAAGCAGGTCATCACCGACGGCCCCGTCGTGACCAAGGCCAATGCGCCGGGCATGCAATGGATGGAGGATCATTTCCTGATCTGA
- a CDS encoding metallophosphoesterase, with product MIAPPRAALFHNRIDLATAGCCALHRATFAPHARCQKTVMRACYRARGIFSRHAFVGDAVLATTRIAVVGDIHHGHDTQTKRGSMALPLLERFVAEINDGSVDAVIDLGDRISDEDPERDRLLQSDVAMCFAALTAKHHHVSGNHDVACLTLADNEAIFDLPSGSRALMAGEVRCVFWQPDVRLARTRGLHLSDGDLDGLEQLLGQDERPTLLVSDVPLSGHAQTGNYYFEANPGHAAYAEVAGIRKVIADAPCPIVALAGHVHWNTLTTVDGTPHITLQSLTETFISGEPAESFGVLEVEDNELRWTVLGREPVSVTLPWRKTKSRWRAPLPTFTALEAT from the coding sequence TTGATCGCGCCGCCAAGAGCTGCACTGTTTCACAACCGAATTGATCTCGCTACAGCCGGATGTTGTGCGCTGCACCGCGCGACTTTTGCGCCGCACGCGCGCTGTCAGAAAACTGTGATGCGCGCATGCTACCGGGCGCGTGGCATCTTCTCGCGCCATGCATTTGTTGGAGACGCGGTTTTGGCAACGACGCGCATTGCCGTGGTCGGCGACATCCATCACGGGCACGACACGCAGACGAAGCGCGGCTCGATGGCACTGCCGCTGCTGGAGCGATTTGTCGCAGAGATCAACGACGGAAGCGTCGATGCGGTGATCGACCTCGGCGACCGGATTTCCGATGAGGATCCCGAACGCGACCGCCTGCTTCAGAGCGACGTCGCGATGTGTTTCGCCGCGCTCACGGCCAAGCACCATCACGTCAGCGGCAATCACGACGTCGCGTGTCTCACCCTGGCCGACAATGAAGCGATCTTTGATCTGCCGAGCGGGTCACGCGCGCTTATGGCGGGTGAGGTCAGATGCGTGTTCTGGCAGCCCGATGTCCGGCTCGCCCGGACGCGCGGCCTGCATCTTTCGGACGGCGATCTCGACGGGCTCGAGCAGTTGCTCGGACAGGACGAGCGGCCGACCTTGCTCGTCAGCGATGTTCCGCTGTCTGGCCATGCGCAGACCGGCAACTACTATTTCGAAGCCAATCCCGGCCATGCGGCCTATGCCGAGGTCGCGGGAATCAGGAAGGTCATTGCCGACGCGCCGTGTCCGATCGTCGCGCTGGCCGGTCATGTGCATTGGAATACGTTGACCACGGTGGACGGCACACCGCACATCACGCTGCAATCGTTGACCGAGACCTTCATCTCTGGCGAGCCGGCCGAATCGTTCGGCGTGCTGGAGGTCGAGGACAACGAACTGCGCTGGACGGTGCTGGGCCGAGAACCGGTGTCGGTCACGCTGCCGTGGCGGAAGACGAAATCGCGCTGGCGTGCGCCGTTGCCGACATTCACGGCCCTGGAGGCAACTTGA
- a CDS encoding copper chaperone PCu(A)C, protein MTFFGRSLLALALLLPTASGVFAADIKAGDLVIAQPWSRATPGGAKTGAGYLTIENKGAAPDRLVAASADVAGKVEVHEMAVTNGVMTMRPLDKGLVIEPGKTVALAPGGYHLMMMDLKSPLKQGDKLPLTLEFEKAGKVAVTLDVQAVGAKGPGGEGGSMMKHDHKM, encoded by the coding sequence ATGACGTTCTTCGGACGCTCTCTGCTTGCACTCGCTCTTCTGCTGCCCACGGCATCCGGCGTTTTCGCCGCTGACATTAAGGCGGGCGACCTCGTCATCGCGCAGCCGTGGAGCCGCGCCACGCCCGGCGGCGCCAAGACCGGCGCCGGCTATCTGACGATCGAGAACAAGGGCGCCGCGCCGGATCGCCTGGTCGCCGCGTCCGCTGACGTTGCCGGCAAGGTCGAGGTCCATGAGATGGCCGTGACCAATGGCGTCATGACGATGCGGCCGCTCGACAAGGGCCTGGTCATCGAACCCGGCAAGACCGTCGCGCTCGCGCCGGGCGGCTATCATCTGATGATGATGGACCTGAAGAGCCCGCTGAAGCAGGGCGACAAGCTGCCGCTCACGCTCGAGTTCGAGAAGGCCGGCAAGGTGGCGGTGACGCTCGACGTGCAGGCCGTGGGCGCGAAGGGGCCGGGCGGCGAGGGCGGCAGCATGATGAAGCACGATCATAAGATGTAG
- a CDS encoding transposase, translated as MEVLGAERRRRWSYEDKVRLIEETMQSGQTVCGVARRHGVAQSLLFTWRRQARQGRLGAEAVPAIVPVAIVSSQADDLTRVPSPPSPSRAAPSMRAGTIEIELDDCCVRVDRDVDTEALRRILDLLRRR; from the coding sequence ATGGAAGTTTTGGGCGCCGAACGGCGGCGTCGATGGAGTTATGAGGATAAGGTTCGTCTGATCGAGGAGACGATGCAGTCCGGGCAGACCGTCTGCGGAGTTGCCCGGCGGCATGGGGTGGCTCAGAGCCTGCTGTTCACCTGGCGCCGGCAGGCGCGGCAGGGCCGGCTGGGTGCCGAGGCTGTGCCGGCTATCGTTCCTGTCGCCATCGTGTCGTCGCAGGCTGACGACTTGACGAGGGTGCCATCACCACCGTCGCCATCGCGTGCCGCACCGAGCATGCGGGCCGGAACGATCGAGATCGAACTGGACGACTGCTGCGTGCGCGTCGACCGCGACGTGGACACCGAGGCACTTCGGCGCATTCTCGACCTTTTGAGGCGGCGATGA
- a CDS encoding IS66 family transposase — MNADCDAGPDDVVALKQALAAERAKGLEVAAELAAARAKASEDEALIASQKLQIAKLRHQIYGQRSERSSRLLEQLALTFEEQEAGATEDELAAERAAAKTSTVRAFTRKRTERQTFPEHLPRERVVIEPPTACECCGSNRLRKLGEDVTRTLEVVPRQWKVIETVREKFSCRDCEKISQVPAPFHAVARGWAGPSLLAMIMFEKFGQHQPLNRQAERYALEGVPIALSTMADAVGSVCASLDPLLRLVEAHVMTAERLHADDTTVPVLAKGKTDTGRCWIYVRDDRPFGGADPPAAMFYYSRDRKGEHPQAHLARYAGILQADAYDGYNQLYLAGRGPGPIREASCWAHARRPFFAMADLEENARRKAAGKKEIPLSPIAIEVVRRIDALFEIERSINGKSAQERLEARQTLSRPLTEDLRLYMQEQLAKLARGHDLAKAFNYVLKRWPSFTLFLDDGRVCLSNNAAERGLRGIALGRKSWLFCGSDRGGRRAAAMYSLIVTAKMNGIDPQAWLTDVIDRIAAHPSQRLDELLPWNWTPQAAALSTRAA, encoded by the coding sequence ATGAACGCCGATTGCGATGCTGGACCGGATGACGTCGTCGCCCTGAAACAGGCGCTGGCGGCCGAGCGCGCGAAGGGATTGGAGGTCGCTGCCGAGCTTGCGGCTGCCCGAGCCAAGGCATCGGAAGACGAAGCCCTGATCGCGTCCCAGAAGCTGCAGATCGCCAAGCTGAGGCATCAGATCTACGGGCAGCGGTCGGAGCGTTCATCACGCCTGCTCGAACAACTGGCGCTGACGTTCGAAGAGCAGGAAGCTGGCGCCACCGAGGACGAGCTTGCGGCGGAACGCGCCGCGGCGAAGACCAGCACGGTCCGCGCCTTCACGCGCAAGCGCACCGAGCGACAAACCTTCCCCGAACATCTGCCCCGCGAGCGGGTGGTGATCGAGCCGCCGACGGCTTGCGAATGCTGCGGCAGCAATCGCCTGCGCAAGCTCGGCGAGGACGTGACGCGGACGCTGGAGGTGGTGCCGCGCCAATGGAAGGTGATCGAGACGGTGCGGGAGAAGTTCTCCTGCCGGGACTGCGAGAAGATCAGCCAGGTGCCGGCGCCGTTCCATGCCGTGGCGCGAGGATGGGCCGGGCCGAGCCTGCTGGCGATGATCATGTTCGAGAAGTTCGGTCAGCATCAGCCCTTGAACCGCCAGGCCGAGCGCTATGCGCTGGAGGGCGTGCCGATAGCGCTCTCGACCATGGCGGATGCCGTGGGGTCGGTCTGTGCGTCGCTGGACCCGCTGCTGCGCCTGGTTGAAGCGCATGTCATGACGGCCGAGCGCCTTCATGCCGACGATACGACCGTGCCGGTGCTGGCCAAGGGAAAGACTGACACGGGGCGGTGCTGGATCTATGTCCGGGACGACCGGCCGTTCGGTGGTGCGGACCCGCCGGCAGCGATGTTCTACTACTCGCGCGATCGCAAGGGCGAGCATCCGCAGGCGCATCTGGCGCGGTATGCCGGCATCCTGCAGGCCGACGCCTATGACGGCTATAACCAGCTCTATCTGGCTGGACGCGGCCCTGGACCGATCCGCGAGGCGTCGTGCTGGGCGCATGCGCGGCGCCCGTTCTTTGCCATGGCCGATCTGGAGGAGAATGCGCGCCGCAAGGCTGCGGGCAAGAAGGAGATCCCGCTTTCTCCGATCGCAATCGAGGTCGTGCGCCGGATCGATGCGTTGTTCGAGATCGAGCGTTCCATCAATGGCAAAAGCGCGCAGGAGCGTCTCGAAGCACGGCAGACGCTCAGTCGGCCTTTGACCGAAGACCTGCGGCTCTACATGCAAGAGCAACTCGCCAAGCTCGCCCGGGGGCACGACCTTGCCAAGGCATTCAATTACGTGCTGAAGCGATGGCCGAGCTTCACGCTGTTCCTCGATGACGGTCGTGTGTGCCTCTCCAACAATGCCGCCGAGCGCGGTCTGCGAGGCATCGCCCTAGGTCGAAAATCCTGGCTCTTCTGCGGGTCTGATCGCGGCGGCCGGCGCGCAGCTGCGATGTACAGCCTGATCGTCACCGCCAAAATGAACGGGATCGATCCGCAAGCCTGGCTGACCGATGTCATTGACCGGATTGCCGCTCACCCGTCCCAACGGCTCGACGAACTGCTGCCCTGGAACTGGACGCCTCAGGCCGCAGCGCTCTCCACCCGAGCAGCATGA
- a CDS encoding spermidine synthase, with amino-acid sequence MNSLALTSAALRSSSPATRLRLLHALFFLSGIPALIYQLTWQRSLFRIFGVNTESVTIVVTAFMLGLGLGSLFGGWLTRRRAVDALLVLGVIELSTAIFGVGSLSLFEVVGHLVLNWSLPAVAAVNLLLVLIPTLLMGATLPILVSYLARTSGNVGSTVGTLYYVNTLGASLACLICAAVLFPFLGMHAAVWVAAAINAAVGLGAIMARGKRAASVAESVPSSADRVVSVPVLGLLLASALAALGGFVSLSYEIFLFRVVSFASGSTSVAFALTLCAFLAGIAAGAKKAADNCDKLHSVEVRSRAVLDLIWANVFGALFLPLITQASWIGAGVTGVAIVMVYVIARQWGALLPYFAHLGFSADGAVGMRAALLYCSNIIGCATGSVLTGFILTDLLGLTQISALLLLLGCLCTLILAFAVDLAPSTRLRYGGLAVLTLAFGLALLPLLADRVLENLQTKKISDHAFAAVVQNRSGIITVDADGTVFGTGMYDGRFNTDLKMDWNGIVRPYALSLFHPMPRDVLMVGLSSGSWAQVIANNPAVESLTIVEINKGYVELIAQRAEVKSLLHNPKVRIIQDDGRRWMDRNPERRFDAIVSNTTWHFRKHPP; translated from the coding sequence ATGAATTCCCTTGCGCTGACATCCGCCGCCCTGCGGTCATCCAGCCCAGCGACACGACTCCGTCTTCTCCACGCGTTGTTCTTTTTGTCGGGCATTCCGGCTCTCATCTATCAACTCACATGGCAACGCAGCCTGTTTCGCATTTTTGGCGTCAACACGGAGTCGGTGACGATCGTCGTCACCGCGTTCATGCTGGGCTTGGGACTCGGCAGTCTCTTCGGTGGATGGCTCACGCGACGACGAGCAGTCGACGCCTTGCTCGTCCTGGGAGTGATCGAGCTTTCGACCGCCATCTTCGGGGTGGGGTCCCTGTCCTTGTTTGAAGTGGTCGGGCATCTTGTCCTGAACTGGTCCTTGCCGGCCGTTGCAGCAGTCAATCTCCTGCTGGTTCTGATACCAACCCTTCTCATGGGAGCGACGCTCCCGATCCTGGTTTCGTATTTGGCCAGGACCTCTGGCAATGTCGGCAGCACAGTCGGCACGCTGTATTACGTCAATACACTCGGTGCGAGCCTCGCCTGCCTGATATGCGCCGCCGTGCTCTTCCCATTTTTGGGTATGCACGCTGCCGTGTGGGTCGCCGCCGCGATCAATGCGGCGGTTGGCCTCGGCGCAATCATGGCTCGTGGCAAACGCGCGGCATCAGTTGCCGAGTCCGTGCCCAGCTCTGCTGACCGGGTCGTCAGCGTGCCCGTGTTGGGCTTGCTCCTAGCCTCGGCGCTGGCGGCTCTTGGCGGCTTCGTCTCGTTATCTTACGAGATCTTCCTGTTCCGGGTCGTTTCCTTTGCGTCGGGTTCGACATCCGTTGCATTTGCCCTCACGCTTTGTGCATTTCTCGCCGGAATCGCCGCAGGTGCCAAGAAAGCTGCTGATAACTGCGACAAGCTTCATTCTGTCGAAGTCAGGTCCAGGGCTGTGCTGGACTTGATCTGGGCAAACGTTTTCGGAGCGTTGTTTCTGCCCTTGATCACTCAAGCCAGCTGGATCGGCGCGGGCGTGACTGGCGTCGCCATTGTGATGGTCTACGTTATCGCCCGGCAATGGGGAGCCTTGCTGCCCTATTTCGCGCATCTCGGCTTTTCGGCGGATGGTGCGGTCGGAATGCGGGCTGCACTTCTGTATTGCTCAAATATCATCGGCTGCGCCACGGGTTCGGTGCTGACCGGATTCATCCTGACGGATCTTCTGGGGCTGACGCAGATCTCTGCACTGCTGTTGTTGCTGGGTTGTCTGTGTACGCTGATATTGGCCTTCGCCGTCGATCTGGCGCCATCAACGCGTTTGCGTTACGGGGGCTTGGCCGTTCTGACGCTGGCGTTCGGCCTTGCTCTCCTTCCGCTTCTTGCGGATCGAGTTCTTGAAAATCTTCAGACAAAGAAGATCTCGGACCACGCGTTCGCCGCAGTCGTTCAAAACCGGAGCGGGATCATTACTGTCGATGCCGACGGGACGGTGTTCGGCACGGGGATGTACGACGGACGTTTCAATACAGATCTCAAGATGGATTGGAATGGAATCGTCAGGCCCTACGCTTTGAGCTTGTTTCATCCGATGCCGCGAGATGTCCTCATGGTCGGACTGTCGTCGGGATCATGGGCTCAGGTCATCGCCAACAATCCGGCCGTGGAGTCGCTGACCATCGTCGAAATCAATAAGGGCTATGTCGAGCTGATTGCTCAGCGGGCTGAAGTGAAGTCACTTCTGCACAACCCGAAGGTCAGGATCATCCAGGACGATGGGCGCCGTTGGATGGATCGCAACCCGGAGAGACGCTTCGATGCGATCGTCTCGAACACGACGTGGCATTTTCGTAAGCATCCGCCGTAG
- a CDS encoding sugar ABC transporter ATP-binding protein, translating to MLDSRPPLLQLQDITKSFGGVTALRGVDFTLRPGEIHGLVGENGAGKSTLMKIIAGVHTGFSGRFLLDGREVHFNSARDARAAGIAMVHQELSVAPDLTVAENVFLGNQPTNALGLVQWRRMAREAAEQLKRLGIDADPMSRLGDLPIGVQQLIEIARVLFSGARIIILDEPTSALSPPEVERLFAALRKLREQGTGIIFISHFIEDILLISDEVTVFRNGRKIMETRAADTSKAALIEAMIGKGRDALEDSYTHDITLPAPPVDKPIVVEADCLSLARNLKQVSFSVHAGEVLGVYGFMGCGQLELARILFGKLAPDAGELRVSGERNRFKSTADARRAGIAFVPESRRDMLFLQEPVYKNVSISILDRIDALLLKPARERALAQRQVEQLQIRPADVEIELGLLSGGNQQKVALAKWLSHPPRLLVLCEPTRGMDVGAKSDVIQIVRQLRDQGIAVIVLSTEPETVLSLADRVIVLKRGEVVREFAGETISKDRLLEAA from the coding sequence ATGCTGGACAGCCGCCCACCCCTTCTGCAGTTGCAGGACATCACCAAGTCGTTCGGCGGCGTCACCGCCTTGCGCGGCGTCGATTTCACGCTTCGCCCCGGCGAGATCCATGGTCTCGTCGGGGAGAACGGCGCCGGCAAGAGCACGCTGATGAAGATCATCGCCGGCGTGCACACCGGATTCTCCGGCCGCTTCCTGCTTGACGGCCGCGAGGTGCATTTCAACTCGGCGCGAGACGCTCGCGCCGCCGGCATCGCCATGGTGCATCAGGAGCTCAGCGTCGCGCCTGATCTCACGGTGGCCGAGAACGTCTTTCTCGGCAATCAGCCGACCAACGCGCTCGGTCTCGTGCAGTGGCGCCGCATGGCGCGCGAGGCCGCCGAGCAGCTCAAGCGGCTCGGCATCGACGCCGATCCGATGAGCCGGCTCGGCGATCTGCCGATCGGCGTGCAGCAGCTGATCGAGATCGCACGTGTGCTGTTCTCCGGCGCGCGCATCATCATCCTGGACGAGCCGACCTCGGCGCTGTCGCCGCCTGAGGTCGAGCGGCTGTTCGCCGCCTTGCGCAAGCTGCGCGAGCAAGGCACCGGGATCATCTTCATCTCGCATTTCATCGAGGATATCCTGCTGATCTCCGACGAGGTCACCGTGTTCCGCAACGGCCGCAAGATCATGGAGACGCGGGCGGCCGACACCAGCAAGGCGGCGCTGATCGAGGCCATGATCGGCAAGGGCCGCGACGCTCTGGAGGACAGCTACACCCACGACATCACCCTGCCCGCGCCTCCCGTCGACAAGCCGATCGTAGTCGAAGCCGACTGCCTGTCACTGGCGCGCAATCTCAAGCAGGTCTCGTTCTCAGTCCACGCCGGCGAGGTGCTCGGCGTCTACGGCTTCATGGGCTGCGGCCAGCTCGAGCTGGCGCGCATCCTGTTCGGCAAGCTCGCACCGGACGCCGGCGAACTACGCGTGTCCGGCGAGCGCAATCGCTTCAAGAGCACGGCCGATGCGCGCCGCGCCGGCATCGCCTTCGTGCCCGAGAGCCGGCGCGACATGCTGTTCCTGCAGGAGCCGGTCTACAAGAACGTGTCGATCAGCATCCTCGATCGCATCGATGCGCTGCTTCTCAAGCCCGCGCGCGAACGTGCACTGGCGCAGCGCCAGGTCGAGCAGTTGCAGATCCGCCCAGCCGATGTCGAGATCGAGCTCGGCCTGCTCTCCGGCGGCAACCAGCAGAAGGTAGCGCTGGCGAAATGGCTCAGCCATCCGCCACGGCTGCTGGTGCTGTGCGAGCCGACCCGCGGCATGGATGTCGGCGCCAAGAGCGACGTCATCCAGATCGTGCGCCAGTTGCGTGACCAGGGCATCGCCGTGATCGTGCTCTCGACCGAGCCGGAAACCGTGCTGTCATTGGCCGACCGCGTCATCGTGCTCAAGCGCGGCGAGGTCGTGCGCGAATTCGCCGGCGAAACCATCAGCAAAGACCGTCTGCTCGAGGCGGCGTAA